CGAGCCTTATAAGGCGACAGTGGAACGGAGCGATCCTACGGCTCTGCCAGCGGCGGGTGTTGTCATGGAAAGCGTGGTGGCCACAGTTTTAGCTACCGAAGTTCTGGAGAAGTTCTCTTCGGACAATCTGGAAGAACTAAAGGATGCGGTAGCCCGCCACCAGGAATTTGTCAAGAACTTTTAGAAGAGAGGAGAGGGCATGGAGAGAAAAACGGTCTATATCGCAGGTCTGGGACTGATTGGAGCTTCTTTGGCTCTGGGCATCAAGCGTGATCACCCTGAGTATGAAGTTCTCGGCTACAACCGCGGTGAGGAATCGCGTAGAGTTTCATTAGAGCGTGGAATGGTTGACCGAGTGACGGATGATTTTGTGGCCTTTGCTCCATTGGCTGACGTGATTATTCTGGCTGTGCCTATCAAGCAGACCATAGCATTTATCAAGGATCTAGCGGAGCTGGACCTGAAGGAAAATGTTATCATCTCTGATGCTGGATCGACCAAGGCTGAGATTGTGGCAGCAGCAGAAAAGTATCTGCAGAATAAGCCCGTCCGCTTTGTTGGTGCTCATCCCATGGCCGGAAGTCACAAGACCGGAGCCAAGGCCGCCCATGTTACTCTCTTTGAAAACGCCTATTATATCTTCACCCCCTCTAGCCTGACCAAGCCTGGTACGCTTGAGGAAATGAAAGACTTGCTGAGTGGTCTTCATGCCCGCTTTATCCAGGTGAACGCAGCCGAGCACGACCGAGTGACTAGTCAAATCAGTCATTTTCCGCATATCCTAGCCTCCAGCCTTATGGAGCAAGCGGCAGCTTATAGCCAAGAGCATGAGCTGACCCAGTCTTTTGCAGCTGGTGGTTTTCGAGATATGACACGGATTGCGGAGAGTGAGCCAGGTATGTGGACCTCTATCCTCTTGACAAATCCCGAAGCCATTTTGGAGCGGCTGGAAGACTTTAAAAACCAGTTAGACAAGGTAGCTGCGGCGATTGAGGCTAAGGATGAGACAGCTATCTGGGAATTTTTCGACCGAGGACGGCAAAGCCGCAAGCAGATGGAAATTCATAAACGTGCTGGTGTAGATAGCTTTTATGACCTCTTTATTGAAGTGCCTGACGAAGAAGATGCGATATTGGGTATTTTGGAACTCCTGCGCGGAATTTCTGTCGTCAACATCCGGATTAACGAGGAAAACCGCGAAGATATCAACGGTGTTCTGCAAATCACCTTTAAAAGTCGCCAAGATTTGGAAAAATCTGCTACAATAGTAAGAGAAAATACGGATTACCTAGTGTCCGAAGACTAATATAGATTGGAGAACTCTATGTCAAATATTTATGATTTAGCCAATGAACTGAGCAGAAATCTGCGTGATTTACCTGAGTACAAGGCCGTCGCAGAAAGTAAGAAAGCAGTGGATGCTGATAGCGAAGCGAAGGCTATTTTTGCGGATTATCTGGCTTTCCAGCAGGAGTTGCAACAGCTGGCTCAGACTGGTCAGGTACCGACCCAGGAGGTGCAGGACAAGATGACTTCCTTTGGTGAGAAGATTCAGGGCAATGCTGCTCTTTCTGAATTCTTCAATAAGCAGCAGCAACTGTCCATCTATCTGGCGGACATTGAGCGTATTATCTTTGATCCGGTACAAGATTTGCTTAAGTAAACTAAAAAAAAGAAGAATCTGGGCTGAATACTCGGATTCTTTTTGCTTCAGCTAGGATTCCAGAAATTTTAAGAATTTCTGGTCTTTTTATGATAAAATAAGAAGCAACAAAGGAAAGTACGAGGTCACCTATGAAATTATCAACCAATGTAAAAGGCCTGAAGGGTCATATCCGCGTACCTGGAGATAAATCTATCAGCCACCGTTCCATTATTTTTGGTAGTTTGGCCAAGGGGGTCACTACTGTTCGTGACATTCTGCGAGGAGAAGATGTGCTGTCTACCATGCAGGTTTTTCGTGACTTAGGCGTGCAGATTGAGGACGATGGAAATCTAGTCAAGATTCATGGCGCAGGATTTGAAGGTCTGCAAGCACCGAAAAATAAGCTGGATATGGGTAATTCTGGAACGTCTATCCGTTTGATTTCTGGTGTTTTGGCTGGTCAGGATTTTGAGGCAGAAATGTTCGGTGACGACAGTCTATCCAAGCGACCTATGGATCGGGTGACCATTCCTCTGCGGCAGATGGGAGTCGAGATTGCTGGTCGGACTGAGCGTGATTTACCACCGCTCAAGATGAAGGGTAGCAGGGAACTGCAGCCTATCAATTACCAGCTGCCAGTGGCTTCTGCTCAGGTTAAGTCGGCCTTGATTTTTGCTGCCTTGCAGGCTCAGGGAGAGTCGATTATTATTGAAAAGGAAATCACTCGTAATCATACAGAAGATATGATTGCCCAGTTTGGCGGGCAGATTGAGGTTGAGGGCAAGGAAATTCGCATTCAAGGTGGTCAGGAATTCACTGCTCAGGAAGTAACGGTTCCGGGAGACATTTCCAGCGCGGCCTTCTGGCTGGTGGCTGGATTGATTGTGCCGGACTCTAAGATTGTTTTAGAGAATGTCGGCATCAATGAAACTCGTACAGGAATTCTAGAAGTGATAGAGGCCATGGGCGGACGGATGAAGCTGTCGGATGTTGATCCAGTAGCCAAGTCTGCAACCATCACCGTTGAGACTTCTGAGCTTAAGGGAACGGAGATTGGCGGCGAGATTATCCCACGCTTGATTGATGAGTTGCCGATTATTGCGCTTCTTGCGACTCAGGCTCAGGGACGGACTGTTATTCGTGATGCAGAGGAGCTCAAAGTCAAGGAAACCGACCGTATCCAGGTTGTAGCAGACGCTCTCAATAGCATGGGCGCAGCTATTACCCCGACGGAAGACGGCATGATTATCGAAGGGAAAACACCTCTTCATGGTGCCCAAGTCAATACCTTTGGTGACCATCGCATCGGGATGATGACGGCAATTGCTGCTTTGTTGGCCAAAAGCGGTCAGGTAGAACTTGAGCGGTCTGAAGCCATTAAGACCAGCTATCCAAGCTTCTTCAGCGACTTGGAGGGCTTGATGCATGGCTAAGATATTGCTGGGCTTTATGGGAGCCGGAAAATCCACAGTGGCTAGAGGCTTAGCCCAAGACTTTGTCGATATGGATGAACTGCTCTGCCAGCGGCTAGGCATGTCAATCAAGGACTATTTTGATCAGCATGGTGAAGCGGCCTTCCGGGCTGCTGAAGCCCAGCTCTTGGCTGAGTTGATTGATACGGACTTGGTGGTTTCAACTGGCGGCGGTGTAGTCGTCAGCCCTGAAAATCGCAAATTACTGACTCAGAATGCTGATAATATCTACCTGAAAGCAGATTTTGAAACGCTCTATCAGCGAATCCGGCAGGATGCAGAGCAGGAGAGACCCTTGTTCTTAAACCAGAGCAAATCAGACTTGCAGCAGATTTTTGAGCAGCGTCAGGCCTGGTATGAGGAAGTGGCGACCCAGATTGTTGATACGAGGCTCAAAAGCCCGCAGGAAATTATTGAGGAAATTCAATGAAAATAGCATTTTTAGGTCCTAGAGGCTCCTTTTCTCACCATGTAG
This window of the Streptococcus sanguinis genome carries:
- the aroA gene encoding 3-phosphoshikimate 1-carboxyvinyltransferase, producing MKLSTNVKGLKGHIRVPGDKSISHRSIIFGSLAKGVTTVRDILRGEDVLSTMQVFRDLGVQIEDDGNLVKIHGAGFEGLQAPKNKLDMGNSGTSIRLISGVLAGQDFEAEMFGDDSLSKRPMDRVTIPLRQMGVEIAGRTERDLPPLKMKGSRELQPINYQLPVASAQVKSALIFAALQAQGESIIIEKEITRNHTEDMIAQFGGQIEVEGKEIRIQGGQEFTAQEVTVPGDISSAAFWLVAGLIVPDSKIVLENVGINETRTGILEVIEAMGGRMKLSDVDPVAKSATITVETSELKGTEIGGEIIPRLIDELPIIALLATQAQGRTVIRDAEELKVKETDRIQVVADALNSMGAAITPTEDGMIIEGKTPLHGAQVNTFGDHRIGMMTAIAALLAKSGQVELERSEAIKTSYPSFFSDLEGLMHG
- a CDS encoding shikimate kinase yields the protein MAKILLGFMGAGKSTVARGLAQDFVDMDELLCQRLGMSIKDYFDQHGEAAFRAAEAQLLAELIDTDLVVSTGGGVVVSPENRKLLTQNADNIYLKADFETLYQRIRQDAEQERPLFLNQSKSDLQQIFEQRQAWYEEVATQIVDTRLKSPQEIIEEIQ
- a CDS encoding YlbF/YmcA family competence regulator; protein product: MSNIYDLANELSRNLRDLPEYKAVAESKKAVDADSEAKAIFADYLAFQQELQQLAQTGQVPTQEVQDKMTSFGEKIQGNAALSEFFNKQQQLSIYLADIERIIFDPVQDLLK
- a CDS encoding prephenate dehydrogenase, with the translated sequence MERKTVYIAGLGLIGASLALGIKRDHPEYEVLGYNRGEESRRVSLERGMVDRVTDDFVAFAPLADVIILAVPIKQTIAFIKDLAELDLKENVIISDAGSTKAEIVAAAEKYLQNKPVRFVGAHPMAGSHKTGAKAAHVTLFENAYYIFTPSSLTKPGTLEEMKDLLSGLHARFIQVNAAEHDRVTSQISHFPHILASSLMEQAAAYSQEHELTQSFAAGGFRDMTRIAESEPGMWTSILLTNPEAILERLEDFKNQLDKVAAAIEAKDETAIWEFFDRGRQSRKQMEIHKRAGVDSFYDLFIEVPDEEDAILGILELLRGISVVNIRINEENREDINGVLQITFKSRQDLEKSATIVRENTDYLVSED